A region from the Haloarcula limicola genome encodes:
- a CDS encoding A/G-specific adenine glycosylase, translating into MSEQSATADLPGDVPADPSSVQRALIEWYEADHRAYPWRQTDDPYEILVSEVMSQQTQLDRVVGAWEDFLDRWPAVSDLAAADRSDVVGFWTDHSLGYNNRAKYLHEAARQIRDDHGGEWPRDPDGLSKLMGVGPYTANAVASFAFNNGNAVVDTNVKRVLYRAFDVPDDDDAFEEVAQALMPEGESRVWNNAVMELGGVACQKTPDCDGAECPWREWCSAYATGDFTAPDVPTQPEFDGSRRQFRGRVVSTLKEYDELALDDLGPRIRVDYAPEGEYGREWLRGLVGDLADDELVTVDERDGETVARLRR; encoded by the coding sequence ATGAGTGAGCAGTCGGCGACTGCGGATCTCCCCGGTGACGTGCCCGCGGACCCGTCCTCAGTGCAGCGGGCGCTGATCGAGTGGTACGAGGCCGACCATCGAGCGTACCCGTGGCGGCAGACCGACGACCCCTACGAGATCCTCGTCTCGGAGGTGATGAGCCAGCAGACCCAGCTCGACCGCGTCGTCGGTGCGTGGGAGGACTTCCTCGACCGCTGGCCCGCCGTCTCGGACCTCGCGGCGGCCGACCGGAGCGACGTGGTCGGCTTCTGGACCGACCACTCGCTGGGGTACAACAACCGCGCGAAGTACCTCCACGAGGCCGCGAGGCAGATCCGCGACGACCACGGCGGCGAGTGGCCCCGCGACCCCGACGGCCTCTCGAAGTTGATGGGCGTCGGTCCCTACACCGCCAACGCCGTCGCCTCCTTCGCGTTCAATAACGGAAATGCCGTCGTGGATACCAACGTGAAGCGGGTGCTGTACCGCGCCTTCGACGTGCCCGACGACGACGACGCCTTCGAGGAAGTCGCACAGGCGCTCATGCCCGAGGGGGAGTCCCGCGTCTGGAACAACGCCGTCATGGAGCTGGGCGGCGTCGCCTGCCAGAAGACGCCGGACTGCGACGGCGCGGAGTGCCCGTGGCGCGAGTGGTGCTCCGCCTACGCGACCGGGGACTTCACCGCGCCGGACGTGCCGACCCAACCCGAATTTGACGGGAGTCGCCGGCAGTTCCGCGGGCGCGTCGTCTCGACGCTGAAGGAGTACGACGAGCTCGCGCTGGACGACCTCGGCCCGCGCATCCGCGTCGATTACGCGCCGGAGGGCGAGTACGGCCGGGAGTGGCTCCGCGGACTGGTCGGCGACCTCGCCGACGACGAGTTAGTGACCGTCGATGAGCGGGACGGCGAGACGGTCGCCCGACTCCGGCGGTAG